The genomic window CTATGCCACTTTTTACATGAGGCTTTTGATATTAGTTCTGCAGATATTAGCTAGCATGGTAACGTTATCTAGAAGTTATTTTATTACACACCATTGACGTCTTTAGATAGTCCACATGCATCCATGGCTATAAATATACGTATGTAAAAGCGCagaataatttgaaaacaaaatgatTTGACTGCTCCCCAACGAGCGAAGTAACATCGATCTACTTCCCCAAAACTTCCGGTACCAAGACTGGACTCAATTTTCGTTCCGCCTGTACCTTTTCCAAAATATTAGTCATAGAAAAGAATAAGCTCTCCAAGCTGCCGGCCTACATTACTACTAACATGGCTCTGTTAGATTTTAGTTGATTTCCTTTTGAAAAATATTGTAGCCTACCGCAAGACAAAAAAAAGCAACGTTACTTTTATTACCTTTATTGCCTAATGAATACTCCTTTAAAGATATAGAAGTTTTGCCTCTGGGGGTGCTGATGAGCCAACATGTGTCCCTTAGAAAAGGAATTACTGTATCGTCTATTGACCCGAGATAGCAGATTGATTCATATTATGTATATCAGCCATAAAGACAACACTCGAGCCTACATTTGAGAATAAATATTTTCCCTCATTGTTGAACATAAGAGTAGAGGCCTGGCACTCGCCTCTCATCAACCAGCCTGTGTACCGGTAGCAACTGTCCTCTTCATTCTGCAAAGGAAGGTGTGCAATACTTCTCTCTTTTTTAATGTCAACACAAGGTGAGTAATCTAAATAAAAGAATATACCCTTTGATGTATGATTCCTGGCAGCAAAAAGCACATCTCAAATATACAATCAAGTTCCAAGCTGTGACAGAATTAACAATTCACAGTATGAGGCTCAACTCTTGTTGTTACAGGCCTCTAATACAAATGGCCTGTCTTACTTTACATTCCAAAAAACAACATGAATAGCAATGACACACCAATATCCTCAACAAACAGCCTCAACTGCTGCATGAGTTCGCTCGTGTGTACGCAGAAGATGCAATCTGTTGTAAGCCTTCCCACATTCAGTACACACGTatggcttctctcccgtgtggcTGAGCATGTGTCTCTTCAGTGGAGTGGTGCTGTTATAGCGATTTCCACACACGCTGCAGGAgtagggcttctctcctgtgtgtatgcgctTATGTACTGTAAGATAGCAGGACTgggtaaaactcttcccacactgctCACATTTGAATGGTCGTTCTCCAGTGTGGTAACGCTGATGTTTCACCACTTCGGAGTAAGTTAAGAAACTTTTACCGCACTGAGAGCACATATGTGGCCTCTCCCCTGTATGCATGCGATTATGCCTGGTCAGATCAGTCGACTTGgaaaatctcttcccacactGTGAGCAGGGGAAAGGACGCTCCCCTGTATGAGTCTGTAAGTGTTTCTTTAAAAACCGATTGGCCTTGAAAGTCTTTCCACACTCGAGACAAGGGAAGGGTCTCTCCTCTGAGTGACACTGAAGGTGTTTTGACAATTCACCAGAGGACAGAAATCTTTTTCCACAGTCAGGGCAAAGAAagggtctctctcctgtgtgaattctcTCATGTCTAGTCAAGATCTGTAGTTGTGTGAATCTCTTTGGACAATGAGAGCACTGGTAAGGCCGCTCACCTGTATGAGTTCTCTGGTGTTTGATCAAGTTCGATAGCCTTGAGAAATTTTTAGGACAATGGGAACACAGAAATGAACCCTCTTCCTTATGAGCATTCAAATAGTGTTGCCTAAGACAAACTAGCTGCGTGAAGTTAATTTTGCATATTGAACACTGGAATGGTCGCGCGCCATTGTGCATTTGCATGTGTTTTGTGAGGGCATCAGAGTTTTGACATTTCTTCAAACACTGGTTGCACTGCAGCGGGTCACCACCGGAGTGAATCAGCTGGTGTCGCTTCATTTGGGATATCTGACTGAAAGACATGTCACATTCTGGACATTTGTGTTCACCCTCTTCGCTGGGACACTGCTCACTCTCAAGGCCTGCTGGGAGGTTTAACTTGATCGCAAAGTCATCAGAGACTGGCGACTCTGCTAAATGAGCCACACTGCAGTGTGTCTTTAGATCTTCCTCCCGATCGAAGCCCTCTCCACACGCGCAGCACTGGAACGGCCTTGACCCTAGGCCCTTTCGCTGGTGTCTTTTCAAGTCGAAGGAGTACTGGAAAGTCTTCCCACATTGGATGCACCTGTAAGGCCGCTCCCCAGTGTGGGATCTCTGGTGTCTCCTCATATCTGTCGCTCGAGAGAAGGTCTTTCCACACACAGAGCATGTTTTGGAGTGTGATGTATGCCTGCCAGACTTCCCCAGTGTGTGGGGAATGTCTGAGAGACATGGGTTCAGAGGGGTGCTGCTGGAAGACCCTGGAGGGGTTTCTGTTTCATTTTCTCCAGCAGCAAGCATCCTTCTGTACTCCTCTGGGTGAAGCGCTTTAAGGTGTTGCCGGAGGTTCACCTCGTCGGCATGGTTAAAAGAGCACTGAGAGCAGGCGAAGACCAGAGAGGGAGCCTCCACCGTCCCACCTGCAGGGGAACAGAGAAAGGAGAATACTGTATATTTAGAAAGTTATCAAAAATTATAATCCAACTTATTCTAAACCAGGCATCTGGATCATATTCAACATTGCCAAATCTATTCAATTAAAATGATGAAACATTCAGAGAATTCTAACGATATCCAAGTGTACTTATAGTACCATAGAAACCTTGTGTTGATATAACATTGCAAACCTTTATTTCCATTCATTGTGGAGCTGTCAGAAGTGGCGCTGAGGTCTTCAGAGTCTTCCCTAAAGATAGCGATAAAGCACAATTGATGTCCAATGACACTGCacttgattgattttatttgacaGTTTAACAAAGCCATAGAAAGTACAAACATTTTTAAAACGTGACAGGGATAACACAATGAAGTCAATGACACATTTCCATTGTGATCCTTTTAAAGTAAATGGTGAAATTGCTTTAAAACCCTAAGtcccctcccacccctccttCTTACCTTGGGTCTGGAGACCGGTATAAAGGGACACCCCAGGTCCCATTAGCCTCCTCCAATGCCTTGAGCTGCCCTCCATTGGGACCTCTTGATCCCACTGTCTTCATCTGGAGTCTTGTGTTTCTTCTCAATGGTTGAGAGGGGGAGGACATTTGGAGAGGCAGGACACTGACGTCCAGTCTCTGGAACCCTAATGTGGGTTTTTGGTGCAGACAGGATGGGACCAGTTCTGGCTGGTTCATTACTTGTTGTGGCGTACATTGGGAACTTCCTTGATCCGTGACAGTTTGGGGGACATAACCAGCTTCATTTCTCTCCTGCTCGTCCTTCTCAAGCCCCTCCTCTGTGAAATCATTTTCTTCATGTGGGTTCTCATTGTGGTTGGACGGTCTGTCAATTGTATTCTCTGCACATATAGGCCCAACTAACTCCGGATGTTCAACATGCTCCACCTCCTCATAAATAATTTCCACCTCTCTATTCATTGACTCcagatccacacacacatcccccaccTCTGCGCAGAAAACGGCTTCCTCTATGTTCATGGCACTGGTTTTCTCTGAAACAAGCGCAGCGTCTCCGTTAGGATGCCCCACTTCCTCACAAataacctccacttctccctcttGACGTTCTTCCTCGCTTGCATTGGCTACCATCTCCCGCTCTTCCCCATTCAAGTCAGCCTGACTGTCTCTTTGGTTCTGTGACTCAGTCTTCTCTATACTAAACTCCCTTTCCTCTCTGGTGTATGTACAGGTCCCCAGCTCCACTTCTGCATACTCAGTCACTACTACAGACTCTGTTTCCATCTCTTCACCATATAAGGCTGGGTCCATACAACCATCCATCAACTCTGATTGgatctctgtttctgtctttctaGTGGCCACCACCACTAccggagtgagagacagagaggagaagatgCAGTCGCCAGCAGCGGAGGAAGAAGTTGCTGATTGAGAGGTAAAAGGAGACAATTACAGTGAGatgttatttattttaataaactGCTGGGATATGAATAAAGGGGGAATGTTACAATCCTAAAAGCATTTCCTTGAATCATTCAAATGTAACAATTTGCATACCTCCTTTACTaattctggatttttgttttttttaagtggTTTACCATTGGTGTCCAAATATCCTAGTTCTCTATGATGTTGCAGTAGAGTCTTCAACTGCAGAGGCTGAGATAGAGAGTTGACACACTCTTCCAAGACAGAGGGTCCAGCATTGAGCCAAGACACTGTCTACGAGATGGGGAGCACACATTAATATAATATGCAATCAATCAAAATCGGTCCAGTTGTTCTTAAATAAAATATTCTAAATGCCCATTATCTTAAATAAAATGCTCCAAGATGTCTCATGTCTAATACATATACTGAGTAACCAATGCAATGTTTTGTGAAGAGTGCTGCAGTGAGATGAGATGTGTCAGCATGTTAATTCATCGTGGGCATTATGACATGAAAGAAAGATGCAGACATTCTTTATGCAAACATTCAAACAAGACAACTTTATTCACAAGCTCATGCTTGATAACGGAGGTCTGAGGAGTGGTCTAATGACGAGGTTCTGCCTGAGTACCTGTTTGAGGTCTGGTACTGGAAGGAGCTGCTCCAGCCTGGAGAGAAACTCCCACATTAATCCTTGCAGGGCAGAGTCATACTTGGGTCCATAGTCTACAGGAAACACTTCCTAATGGGAGAGATGAaaaagacaggggggggggggtcaattatTTGGCTGGCTACTTTTCACATAGAATTTTTCTTTCAAATATTAAATGTAGCCTAAGAACATGAAGCGGTAGGTTTATTATCAcaaaaaaacatagaaaatgtaGCCTAGATACTACTGGTTTCATCTGTTTTGTTATACCAATGTTGACGGACCATACAAATGTTCACACTTTggtgtttaaaaaaacatatactGACCTGGAAGAAATGTTCCCTCTCAACTGGGTCTTGGATAAGAGTTTGTACCAGTGCAAGGAAATTTGATTTAGAGGCTTCTGCTTCTGCACAACAAAACTGGGGAAATAACATCTTGAATAAATGTACTGTAATTCTGACAAGATCGAGTGAGAGAACATCATTACAGAGGATTGAGGAATATCTTAAGACTCACGTCTGGATCCCCCGGATGTGATCTTGCAGCGTGGATCCTGTCCAGATGGCTCTGAAGTCCTGCTGTCTGCTCCGTGCGGCACAACTCCAAAACCaactggggggaaaaaaacagattAATCCTACAAGAACACTGTTGGGTGAACAACTTGGCCTAACCTTTCTCTTCAAATATTCCATTACCTGTTGTTTCATGAATAAAATAGAATTCCTTGCAACTCATTACTAAATTAACCATGTTCTTTTCAAGTCACATGACAAATCTGGATATATAGATTTTGTGGTTTTCATTCCTGGTCCTTTTGGACAGTGAAAAATGTGTGCGTGTGGGCGCTACGACAGAGTCAAAGTTACTGCAAATAATCATCACCTCGGTCTCTCACCTTTGCTCGTAAGCCCAACATGAGCTGGGTTCTCTGTCTGAAACTGAGCAGCTCTGGAACCGTCTCTGTAGCAAATGTCACAAACTCTTCCAGCTTCCCGTATCCCATTATATCCCCTCGTTGGGCCACTTGCCACATCGCTGCAGAAAACAGCCGCAGCGGTGGGATGAACAGGCGCAGGGCAGGTAGAGGAAAAGATAACCCTATGAATGAACATATCGCAGGCAGTAAGCAGCTGCACTGACTGGGCTAAACAAGAGCACACATTGCTAGGCTATGACTAGAAAGAGGAAAACATTGATACTACTTGCTATAGCTAACTACGCATTGCATTTTAAATAGATTATGTCTGAATGCAGATCGCATAAAAGCGATCACAAATGGAAATATGCATCGATTTCATACAGTTACACCATAAGTAGCTAGCTACAGGGCTACAATTGGAAAGTTGGCTTGCTAGCTGGAACCCCTGCCTGCTCTGCTTCTGTCTGGTGGAAGCTCTCAATCAGTTCCCTGCGACAACTATAAACGTACCCGTATTCACCACCGGCTCCGTTAAATTCCTATAATCCATTATTATCAGTCACAGGGACGTCCTAAACTAAACCCAAGCAATCATTGATTCATTTGGCTGAAATATCTGTTTACCTGGAAGTtattcttttttttctcattttgcagGAAGTCGCTTAAAAAAACATTAGTTCCGGTTTATATTCGCCTTCAGAATAAAAGTTACGATCATGGGAAACGCTATATCACAGATTGAACAATGAGACAGGTACTGGATGTATAAATATGAAGCATCCGCTTGGCCTTTCCACTCGGAAGCCCACTGACGGGCaatgggagaagatggaacgagatggattttggcctaCATTCTCAACATTTTCTCAttaatgaaacatttgatctcaatacagttttctgttcccaaaactaaaatATGTTATGAATAGAGTGGTCTAAGTTTTGTCTAAGTTTTTTTAAAGCGCGTTATTTAGGAGTGAAAAgtcgaattgagttattgcacacgtgcatttcagagtaggcgttccctaacggataTATGCAGATGTTTGCTAGAACgggccaataggatctcgctctctcgtgcttggctctgcccacctccttgcttgttcttcCTACGAAAACTCATCTGTTCCCATTGGAAActacaggctgtggtctatcttggtttagttatacaaATCTCTGGCTATATCGTCTCTAGTAATCAGTGAATCATCTCACAGATGCTAATATAATGCAATAAACTCCTCTGATGTTGCCAAAAAAAGTGAATTtaattcaaatgacaaaatcaTATACAGCACGTTTCATACAATattaaaataaaggttaataaaagAAATGTAACCATACAAATAAAGAGTGCATTCTTAATGAAAAGTTCAGCTATCACAGAAAAAACAATACTTGAAGTATTGGACTGGATATACCCACTATGATAAGTAGCTTAAAGGAAAATTACACCCAAAAacgatctttaaaaaaaaatgtaattagtcCATTGATGATGTTTCGCTTGTCAGGAATCAAGATTTTAAGATATGTAACTtttaaagtgcattcggaaagtattcagagcccttgactttttccacattttatgttacaaCCTACACAATACCGAAGGTTACATATGTAACCACGGTTATGTGAGCTAtttggatcactccaatatattggtatCACTCCACGGCGGAGGGATACATCCGAGGTGAGGATTAACAGATTTACTCCTGTGTACACCTGTGTCACGGCTGGGGTCcgctcttatatatatatatatatatatatattcgaaCCCATGGCTGTGACATGCGTTCTCTACATCATTTTTTGAGGCGACTCTAGCACCGTAGAGGATTGGAGTGATCCAAATAGCTCACATAACCGTGGTTACATGCATAACTTTCGTTATATTTGACTATATTGGATCCCTCCAATATATTGGTATACCTGACCAGCCTGCGGCGAAATCCCAGTGCGGGACCGAGACGCAGGGGCCGTCAATGTGGAAGGGGAGGCCAGGACCGCTGAACCAACCGCAGAGGGAGGTGCCACATTTACCTGATAGTACTTAGCAAAACGTGCATGAGGACAAAGCAGACAAAGAGCTGGTCTGTTGTTCTAACTGACCGTGTCCCCTCCACATAGGCAGCCAGTGCCCTCACAGGGCACAACATGCCGGAGGGAGGCCCAGAATCCCCCGCCACTGCCGGGGGGTCGTAAGCAGACAGGATAAAAGTTATGTTCACATGCCTGTCTGATAGAACCTTCGGGAGGAATAAAGGGTTGGGGCGGTGAGATGTACTTCTCCCCCCTGGGTCCATCCAGTAGCACTCAGAACTTACTGAAAGAGCATGGAGCTCACCCACCCTCTTCATGGTAGTAATCGCTACCAAGAAGCCACCTTCATAGAGAGGTGTTTCAGGTAGGCAGACTCCAACGGTTTGAAAGGCAGAATTGGATGAGTGCCAAGACCACATCCAGATCGCAGCTCGCCATTGAGCGGGTCCGTGCTGGACGCAGGcgatctaaaggactctcaaaccatgagaaacaagattttctggtctgatgaaaccaagattgaactctttggcctgaatcccaagcgtcacgcctggaaaaaacctagcaccatccctacagtgaagcatggtggcagcatcatgctgttgggatgtttttcagcagcagggactgggagactagtcaggatcaaggaaaaTATGtttagagcaaagtacagagagatccttgatgaaaacctgctcaggaccgcagactgggaaaggttcaccttccaacaggacaacgaccctaagcacacagccaagacaatgcaggagtgggttCGGGATAAGtttctgaaagtccttgagtggtccagccagaacccagacttgAACCAGATACATCATTTTTGGAGtatcctgaaaatagctgtggagcgactctccacatccaacctgacagagcttgagaggatctgcagagaagaacgggagaaactccccaaatacaggtgtgtcaagcttgtagcgtcatacccaagaagactcgaggctgtaatcactgctaaaggtgcttcaacaaagtactgagtacagggtctgaatacttatgtaaatatgatatcgttttttttttttttatatatatatatttgcaaacatttctaaaaaactgttttttgctttgtcattatggggtattgtgtttagattagagggggaaaaacattttttttaaataaagctgtaatgtaacaaaatgtcaaggggtctaaatacttttcaaatgcactgtacgtcaacaatggactaatgaaacaaataccaaaatatatgtttttgggTGGATTTGTCCATCAAGTAAATTCAGTTGCCCATTGGTCATTTAGATTCTCTTTACAAATGACTTACAATCAATACTTGCAGCCGACTCTACACAACATTTTAGATGATCTATTCAAAATATCCACTTAACTAATCTGACGGACCTAGTTATTAAATCTATCcaaaagaaaaataaaaaaaaacattcaacaaCTGATATGCAAATGTACAACAGTAACTCAATTTTCattgagggagtgagtgagttgGTGAGCCTTGAGGCATCGAATTTGGGTGAAAGATTCCCCACATTCCCCACATACATGCTTCTCTGTATGGGTTTTCTGGTGCCTTTTCATATGATGAGAAAATCTGAAACGTTTGTCACAAACGCTGCATGAaaatggcttctctcctgtgtgaagtCGTTGGTGTGATTTCAGGTAACCTGACTGGATGAAGGACTTTCCACAGTCTTGACATTTGTATGGTCTCTCACCAGTATGGTATCTTTCATGCAACCTCCTTTCATTTGCTGTGATGAAGGTTTTTTCGCAATAGGAGCATGGAAATGGTCTTTCTCCTGTGTGAGTGAGTTCGTGTCTTTTTAATGACACTGCTTTGTAAAACTGCTTTCCACAGACTGTACAGGTAAATCTCACCCCCTCGTGAACTTGATCAATGTGTGTATTCAGCTGAATCTTTGTCCGATAAGTCATGTCACACTGCGAACAAGAAAAGGGTTTCTCCTCTGAGTGAGTCCCCATATGCACCGACAGTTCAGAAGCGGCCCTGTAGCTCTTTCCACATTGCCAGCACAGGAacggcttttctcctgtgtgctTCCTACTGTGTATTGTTAGAGAATTGGCTGTTCTGAATTTTTCTGGACAAACAGAACACTGGTACAGGTACTCTCCCGAGTGAACCCTCTCATGGATGACAAGGTACGATAACTGAGTGAAGGTTTTCTCACATTGAGAGCAGGGGTATGGTCCTGTGAATTTATGTTGATGCAGATAATGTTCTCTCAGACGCCCCAACAGGGTAAAGGTCTTCTCACACATGGTACACTGGATTTCTTTGTGCATCAGCTTGTGTCTGTCAAAGGCAATGGAGTTTGGGTATATCCTTCCACAATCAGAGCAATAGAATGGATTGTGAATTCGTTTGTGTGTTCTTAGGGAGGATGAGCCTTTGAATTCCTTGTCGCATTCATCACATTTGAATACCACCTTTCTTTCTTCCTCCTTGCATTCTGCCCTTGTGTCATCAGTGGCTAGCAgttcaccagcctcctctggagtAGCATCCTCTTGTTGCTGGTCCACCAACTTAGATGCTTCTTCTTGGTTCACCTTCAGACAGATATCCCTCTGGTGTTTCTTTAAACCATGCATGTACTTGAAGCGCTGTTCACAATTGCCACATTGATAAGGACGCTCATCTGAATGGGATCTCATATGAATAGCCATTCCTGAAGCACGGTTAAAAATCTTCCCACACACAGTGCATGGTTTGGGTTCTTTGAGAGTCGGCACTGAAGTAGCAGCTGTGATGAGGGTCCCAGTGTCGTTTTCCTTGGTAGTGAGAGGACTGCTGCAACCTTCGGTTTTAACTTCCGCTTGTTGCTGGTCCACACTCTGACCCAAGTCTTCTAGGATGCCCTCGTGGCCAAGGATTTCCTGATGTTTCTTCAAGGTATCTTTGTACTTAAAACTTCTCTCACAAATAGCACAATGAAAGGGACGCTCCTTTGAGTGAGATTTCAAGTGCCTTTCCATGTCTGAGGTACGAGTCAAAATCCTACCACAGACACAACAGGTTTTTGAGTCGGACAGCCCTTTGTGAGATGGTTGCGGGTTTTCATCAGTGCCAAGAGACCCAGTGCTACCCATTGATTGGGATTCATCTTTCTCTGGCTGCGGTTTCCCCTTCTGTTGTGACAAGTTTTGACCAACCTGACCTAAATCTTCCTGGTTCACTTTCTTACACAAAtctctctggtgcctcttcaaatCATATGAATACTTGAATCTCTTATCACAATTTACACACCAAAATGGATGCTCTTTTGAGTGGGATCTCATGTGCCTGGCCATGTCTGAAGTACGAGTGAAAAACCTCCTACACAAAGAGCATGTTTTGGTGTCCAGAGGTCTTTTCTGTGTTAGCCCTGATGGAGAGAGCGTCTTAAGGGGTGATGTGTTCGGAGATTTGCTAGTTGAGGGTTGTGGGATCTCTTCTTTATTTTCCCAATCAACCAAAGTTGAGAGGTTATTTTCACAAACTCCTTGCTGGTGTCTCTTCAGATCATAAAGATCCTTGAAGCCTATTGCACATTTGAGGCACTTAAACCTATGATCATGATCTTGAGTGTGGCTTCGCTGGTGCCTTCTAAAGGACGTGGCACGAGCAAAAGTCCTCCCACAGTCGGGGCATGTCTTCCTGAACGGGCCTCTTTTGCATGACTTCCTCAGGGAGGTGTGCACCTTGGAGGAGGATGGCTGTTGGATTGCCCGCTCGGAAGAATCCGTTTTACATGGTTTTTGTACTTTTGACCGTATTTTCTTGATCTGCAGCCTCTTGCTTTGTTTTGAGGTTTGAACATGAATTCCGGTGACAGCTTGATTGTCCGTTTCCACACTTACAGGCTTCCTATTCATAGCAAGCTCCTTCTCAGTAAATGCGTCTctttgatcttcatctggtgcAAGTAGTCCTCCATTTTTCTCTATTGTACCCTCCACCAACCCTTTTCCTTCCACTCTAGCCAAACATTCTGATTGTGAATCTACTTCTGTGGCAGTCACCACACGTAcatgtggagggagagacagagaggagaggatgtagtCACCAAAGGATGATGGAGTTTCTTTTTGTGCAAGGGGGAGACAAAAGACAGGTTGAACTGAATTAATATATTTTCTGCAACAGTGTTTGACCAACGTCATACATGTCAACTACATTTCCACAATCTTATataattgttatttatttatttaatttcagtttCATATTCCATTTGGTGCCCAACCCATGACTTACAAGACACTATTCATCAAGCACTTGTgcaaaaaaacacaacaacaaaatgaCATTTTACACAATTCATATTTGCATCATGTACAACTAGCTTATACTTCAAATATTTGCAATTTTGGCACAGCCAAtccaagcaacaacaaaaaaaagtgtttttttgtcacatacaccagataggtgtagtgaaatgtgttgttttacatggtCAGCCATAGTAATACAGCACCCCTGGAGAAAATGAgggttgagtgccttgctcaagtgcaaagacagattttcaccttgtcggctcagatATTTGAACCAGGaacctctcggttactggcccaacgctctaggctacctgctatgGATCCTCTGAGTCTGTACGATACTCACCGATGGAATCCAAATGTCCACGTTTTCTGTGGTACTGGAGCAGGGTCCTCAATTGTTTGGGGTCAGGTACAAACTGTACACATTTCTCCAGGGCAGAGGGGACAGCATTTAACAAGGAGGCAGTCttgagagagaggagcatggtTTCAAAGCATTAACAACTGCATACTCATGTCCAACACAGTTTTTTAAACATgaaaatattattgattattactTGGTATTCTTTACTTCTATTTCCCCAAGCTGATTAGATTAAGGTGTTATTCATTCTTATTACCTGTTCAAGGTCTGGTATGGGAAGTAACTTCTCAAGTCTGGAAAGGAATTCTAACATCAGCATCTGTATTGCAGTGTCATACTTGGGCCCAAATTCCACAGGGAAGACGTCCTAGGAGAGAATAAATTAATGTAATAATTAATGTCAATAATTAGCCTAGTATTTGCCTTTTGTAACCTAGACCAGCAAACTTTTTGGCTCAAGGGCCACATCGGGGTTTCAAAATTCCGAGGGCCACACAGCTTTTGTTAGTCAAGATAAGGGCAGTTATCTGAAATTATATAGGTCCATTATTATTTCTAcatactttctatttggtttcatGTGTTAAAATGTAGCCTGGAGttatttttttatccaaaataATCATGGGACTGGATAGGGAAGTCAAGCAGAAAGAGGTGGTCACTT from Oncorhynchus mykiss isolate Arlee chromosome 15, USDA_OmykA_1.1, whole genome shotgun sequence includes these protein-coding regions:
- the LOC110490632 gene encoding zinc finger protein 135 isoform X3, with the protein product MWQVAQRGDIMGYGKLEEFVTFATETVPELLSFRQRTQLMLGLRAKLVLELCRTEQTAGLQSHLDRIHAARSHPGDPDFCCAEAEASKSNFLALVQTLIQDPVEREHFFQEVFPVDYGPKYDSALQGLMWEFLSRLEQLLPVPDLKQTVSWLNAGPSVLEECVNSLSQPLQLKTLLQHHRELGYLDTNATSSSAAGDCIFSSLSLTPVVVVATRKTETEIQSELMDGCMDPALYGEEMETESVVVTEYAEVELGTCTYTREEREFSIEKTESQNQRDSQADLNGEEREMVANASEEERQEGEVEVICEEVGHPNGDAALVSEKTSAMNIEEAVFCAEVGDVCVDLESMNREVEIIYEEVEHVEHPELVGPICAENTIDRPSNHNENPHEENDFTEEGLEKDEQERNEAGYVPQTVTDQGSSQCTPQQVMNQPELVPSCLHQKPTLGFQRLDVSVLPLQMSSPSQPLRRNTRLQMKTVGSRGPNGGQLKALEEANGTWGVPLYRSPDPREDSEDLSATSDSSTMNGNKGGTVEAPSLVFACSQCSFNHADEVNLRQHLKALHPEEYRRMLAAGENETETPPGSSSSTPLNPCLSDIPHTLGKSGRHTSHSKTCSVCGKTFSRATDMRRHQRSHTGERPYRCIQCGKTFQYSFDLKRHQRKGLGSRPFQCCACGEGFDREEDLKTHCSVAHLAESPVSDDFAIKLNLPAGLESEQCPSEEGEHKCPECDMSFSQISQMKRHQLIHSGGDPLQCNQCLKKCQNSDALTKHMQMHNGARPFQCSICKINFTQLVCLRQHYLNAHKEEGSFLCSHCPKNFSRLSNLIKHQRTHTGERPYQCSHCPKRFTQLQILTRHERIHTGERPFLCPDCGKRFLSSGELSKHLQCHSEERPFPCLECGKTFKANRFLKKHLQTHTGERPFPCSQCGKRFSKSTDLTRHNRMHTGERPHMCSQCGKSFLTYSEVVKHQRYHTGERPFKCEQCGKSFTQSCYLTVHKRIHTGEKPYSCSVCGNRYNSTTPLKRHMLSHTGEKPYVCTECGKAYNRLHLLRTHERTHAAVEAVC
- the LOC110490632 gene encoding zinc finger protein 135 isoform X2 produces the protein MDYRNLTEPVVNTAMWQVAQRGDIMGYGKLEEFVTFATETVPELLSFRQRTQLMLGLRAKLVLELCRTEQTAGLQSHLDRIHAARSHPGDPDFCCAEAEASKSNFLALVQTLIQDPVEREHFFQEVFPVDYGPKYDSALQGLMWEFLSRLEQLLPVPDLKQTVSWLNAGPSVLEECVNSLSQPLQLKTLLQHHRELGYLDTNATSSSAAGDCIFSSLSLTPVVVVATRKTETEIQSELMDGCMDPALYGEEMETESVVVTEYAEVELGTCTYTREEREFSIEKTESQNQRDSQADLNGEEREMVANASEEERQEGEVEVICEEVGHPNGDAALVSEKTSAMNIEEAVFCAEVGDVCVDLESMNREVEIIYEEVEHVEHPELVGPICAENTIDRPSNHNENPHEENDFTEEGLEKDEQERNEAGYVPQTVTDQGSSQCTPQQVMNQPELVPSCLHQKPTLGFQRLDVSVLPLQMSSPSQPLRRNTRLQMKTVGSRGPNGGQLKALEEANGTWGVPLYRSPDPREDSEDLSATSDSSTMNGNKGGTVEAPSLVFACSQCSFNHADEVNLRQHLKALHPEEYRRMLAAGENETETPPGSSSSTPLNPCLSDIPHTLGKSGRHTSHSKTCSVCGKTFSRATDMRRHQRSHTGERPYRCIQCGKTFQYSFDLKRHQRKGLGSRPFQCCACGEGFDREEDLKTHCSVAHLAESPVSDDFAIKLNLPAGLESEQCPSEEGEHKCPECDMSFSQISQMKRHQLIHSGGDPLQCNQCLKKCQNSDALTKHMQMHNGARPFQCSICKINFTQLVCLRQHYLNAHKEEGSFLCSHCPKNFSRLSNLIKHQRTHTGERPYQCSHCPKRFTQLQILTRHERIHTGERPFLCPDCGKRFLSSGELSKHLQCHSEERPFPCLECGKTFKANRFLKKHLQTHTGERPFPCSQCGKRFSKSTDLTRHNRMHTGERPHMCSQCGKSFLTYSEVVKHQRYHTGERPFKCEQCGKSFTQSCYLTVHKRIHTGEKPYSCSVCGNRYNSTTPLKRHMLSHTGEKPYVCTECGKAYNRLHLLRTHERTHAAVEAVC